From the Cytophagia bacterium CHB2 genome, the window ATGAGTTGCATGCGCCCGTCAATGTCGGACGTGAAGACACTACCAGCGGCTGGCTGGAGATTCCGCCGCAGGCCGTGCGCGATGGTCGCGTGCAATTGCGCATCGTCAAAACCGGCGGCGCTGGCCAGGCAAGTGTTGCCGAGTTGTGGCTGCGCGAAGCAAACTATGATGGCGCAAGCGCGCCAATTTTTGAGAATGAGTTCGCGCAAATTCCGCAAGCATTTGCATTGGAACAAAATTATCCCAATCCCTTCAATCCACAAACGACAATTGCGTTCAGCGTGCCGGAAAATTTTCACGGCCAGGTAAGCTTGCGTATTTACGACATGACGGGCAAGCTGGTGCGCGAGTTGATCAATGAAGATCGCGGCCCGGGGCGTTATCGTGTCGTGTGGGACGGGTTGAGTCAATCCGGAAACCGGCTGGCCTCGGGTTTGTATCTTTATCAATTGCGCGCCGGCAGTTTTTCAACCGCCCGCAAACTGATTTTGATGAAATAGAGGGCGTGCGTCTCAAGTGCATGTACAATTTGCCGGCAACGGTGCGAGTAAGAGGCGGGTGCGAATAGCTGCAAGGTTTTGTAGACTGGAAAATAGGTTTTTGCTACAGGAGGTTCAAACATGAAGCTGGCGATCAAGCGCATGAAGAAATGCAAGATGCATGGAATGCTTTTTATCTTAATAGCGATGTTCGGCCTGCTCCTTGCCTGCCAAAGCCAGGCGCCGGACGATTTGCTGCTCGACGCGCAACCGGCCGCGTTGATTTTTGTGAAATCAACCAACAGCAATGTATTGGATTGCAATTTCATCGGCAGCAACACCAGCAGCAATCTTTATTCACTCACGCCCATTTCACCCAACGGACAGGTGAAAAACCTCACCAATCTCGGGCCGGGCGGCGCAGTGGCAGACCCGGAAATTTCATATGACGGCAACAAAGTGATTTTTGCGATGCGCAAGAATCGCAACGACAATTGGAATATTTATGAAATGAATGTCGACGGCTCGAATCTCCGGCCCTTGACCAGCATGCCCTCCGACGAAGCCGATCCGGTGTATTTGCCCAACAACCGCATTGCGTTTACCTCCAACCGGAGCAACATCCGCGACGAATATGAACGCCGTCCGGTGGAGTTACTGCACACGATGGATGCCAACGGCGGCGATATTCAGGCCATTTCATTCAACAACAGCGATGATTTCGATCCCGTCATTCTGCGCGATGGCCGGCTGGCGTGGACGCGCTGGGAACATCACGGCACGCAAAACCGCTTTCCGCTTTTTGCCACCCATCCGGATGGCCAGGCGACGTTCCTGTTGTTTGCGCCGCACAATCGCAATTTTTTTCATCCGCGCGAAATCGACAATGGCAAAATTGTGGCCGTGATGTCGAATCAAGTTTTGGTCGATCGCGGCCCGCTGGTGATTCTCAATTCGGATCAAGTCTTTGGCGATCCTCCCCGGCAAGGCGACTTCATCAACCTCACCCCACAAATCCCGATGAACGGCGTGGCCGGTGCGGGTGTATTCAAATACCCCTTCCCTTTGCCAGACGGCCGATTGGTGGCGAGCTTCTCACCCACCGGACCGGAGGGCGACTACGGTTTGTATACCATCGGTCGCGATGGTTCCAACCTGGCGCTGCTCTACAATGACCCGAACCTGCACGAGCTTGACGCCGTCGTGGTTGCGCCGCGGCCCAGGCCGCCGGTGATTCCGGAAACAATTGACCGCCAGGCAAGCACTGGCATTATCATCAACCAAAATGTTTATTTTCGCCAGAACAACGATGGCCAGGCGATCCCCAAAGCCGGTGAGATTAAACAAATTATGGTGATTGAAGGCATTGGTGTGCCGCCGAATGAACGCAGTATGGATATTGGCCACACGGATTTCGAACGCAAACGCGTGCTGGGCGTCGCGCCGGTTTATGCCGACGGCTCGTTCTCAATTGAAGTGCCGGCTGATGTTCCACTCTCCTTCAACACGCTCGATTCACTCGGCCGCGCTGTAGTCATCAAACGCAGTTGGCTGTATGTTCGGCCGGGCGAGCGCCTGGAGAATTGCACCGGCTGTCACGGCCCGCGCGGCTCGAAATCAAATCCCAATCCCATTGCGGCAACAATGCCGCCCACAAACTTGAATGCTGCTGCGGCGCAACGCCAGGATTTTTCGTTCCAGAACACGATTGAACCAATTATTCAAGCAAAGTGCCTGGCATGCCACGACGGCAGCAGCCCGGCTGCGGGTCTCAATCTCGGCCTGGCAAAAGTGGGCGAATTCTCTGCGGCATACGAAAGCCTCATGTCGAATGCACGCCCGACGGACTTGGTCGAAGTGTCGCGCCCGCCGTTTTCGCGGAACAGCCATTTGATAAACGTCTTGCTGGGTGTGGGCAGCCGCCAGGGCGCGGGCAAGCATCCCGGCGAGGCCAATGCCCTCACGCCGGAGGAAATCAAAAAATTCATCACCTGGATCGATCTGGGCGGACAATATCATTGAAATAGATTGACAGGTCGGCAAAGAATCTGCGCAAGTCACGCTTTTAGTATCTGGAGTCCGTCCGAAATCGCAGCCTCTTAATAAGAGTGTTTCTGCAACGGCTTGGCCGTTGCATTAAAACCTCAGAGTTTCCACGGTGCTCGAAATTTTGGAAACCTCGGCGCAGCCGAGGTTGGAACATCTTCGGACGGACGCTATCCAATGCCGTTCATGGCAAAAAATACTCAGGAGACATGGTGATTTTTCAAATCGTGTTGTCTGTGGCGCTATTGTTTGCGAACGGCGCCGCAACGATCAAGATCGGCCAAAAAGCCGGCGATTTTGTTTTACCCGCAGCCTCGGGAGAGACAATCTCGCTTGCGAGTCAGCGCGGCAGAGTCGTGCTCATTAATTTTTGGGCGACGTGGTGCGGCCCGTGTCAGGAAGAATTGCCGGAATTGGCGCGTTTGCAAAGCAAGTATCGTGAACGCGGCTTGAGTATTTTGGCGATCTCGGTGGACAATGAGCCGGAGAATGTTAAAACCTTTCTCAAGAAATATGACATCAAGTTACTCGGCTTGTGGGATCGTGACAAAAAAACCGCAGAAGCTTACGCGGTTGAAGCCATGCCGAGCAGTTATCTCGTCGATCGGAATGGCATTGTGCGCGCGATTTATCGCGGCTACGATCCCAAAGAATTCAAGCGTCTCGAAGCGGAAGTCGAGGCGTTGCTGGCAAAAGCCGCAGTGAATGGGGCTGGCGCATCAATCAAAAGTAAAAACTGAGCTGTTTGTGAATTTACCTGCACTCTTACATCATTTGTCGGAGATTCTATGCGACGAAAATTTTTGCTACTCAATCTAATCTTATTGTTGGGAATGGCAATGCTTTTGGGCGCTTGCGCC encodes:
- a CDS encoding TlpA family protein disulfide reductase gives rise to the protein MVIFQIVLSVALLFANGAATIKIGQKAGDFVLPAASGETISLASQRGRVVLINFWATWCGPCQEELPELARLQSKYRERGLSILAISVDNEPENVKTFLKKYDIKLLGLWDRDKKTAEAYAVEAMPSSYLVDRNGIVRAIYRGYDPKEFKRLEAEVEALLAKAAVNGAGASIKSKN
- a CDS encoding T9SS type A sorting domain-containing protein, producing ELHAPVNVGREDTTSGWLEIPPQAVRDGRVQLRIVKTGGAGQASVAELWLREANYDGASAPIFENEFAQIPQAFALEQNYPNPFNPQTTIAFSVPENFHGQVSLRIYDMTGKLVRELINEDRGPGRYRVVWDGLSQSGNRLASGLYLYQLRAGSFSTARKLILMK